A single genomic interval of Coccidioides posadasii str. Silveira chromosome 1, complete sequence harbors:
- a CDS encoding uncharacterized protein (EggNog:ENOG410PNM5~COG:S~TransMembrane:4 (i111-134o165-185i197-227o247-266i)~BUSCO:12967at33183), which produces MFYRATAARSILRAAPSTVNASITRSTLTNTIFKSQFTASARQSPFVRPTTLALATRKPVTTALVRYASTAEKKAGTELVEDPDVDMMAGVKNDVKVIKDTFSLQDVPKEALYLGLAGVTPYVVTSLNTIYLAWEMNNALTTGSGKYISGETAELLMNVMEPIQVGYGAVILSFLGAIHWGLEWAGYGGKVGYRRYAYGVIAPAVAWPTLLFPAEYALITQFLAFTFLYYNDARAAVKGWTPSWYHMYRFVLTFVVGASIVASLIGREQLASHYASKHGVADKVQALRSIEWKNEAEAAKEAEGKEE; this is translated from the exons ATGTTTTACCGAGCAACCGCTGCCCGCTCCATCCTCCGAGCGGCTCCGTCTACGGTCAATGCCTCTATAACCCGCTCTACCTTAACGAATACCATCTTCAAGTCGCAGTTCACAGCCTCTGCTCGCCAATCGCCTTTCGTCCGTCCCACCACCTTGGCCCTCGCTACCCGAAAGCCGGTAACCACCGCCTTGGTTCGATATGCTTCTACCGCAGAAAAGAAGGCAGGCACCGAGCTTGTTGAGGACCCAGACGTCGACATGATGGCTGGCGTGAAGAATGACGTG AAAGTCATCAAGGACACATTCAGTCTCCAGGATGTCCCAAAGGAAGCTCTCTATCTCGGTTTGGCCGGTGTTACCCCATATGTGGTCACTTCCCTCAACACCATCTACCTTGCCTGGGAGATGAACAACGCATTGACCACCGGCAGCGGCAAATATATCTCGGGAGAGACCGCTGAGCTCCTCATGAACGTCATGGAGCCAATCCAGGTTGGCTATGGCGCTGTG ATCCTTTCGTTCCTCGGTGCTATCCACTGGGGTCTGGAGTGGGCTGGATATGGCGGCAAGGTTGGCTACAGACGTTATGCTTACGGAGTCATTGCTCCAGCTGTCGCCTGGCCAACTCTGCTGTTCCCAGCTGAATATGCGTTGATCACTCAGTTCCTAGCCTTCACCTTCCTGTACTATAACGACGCTCGTGCGGCTGTCAAGGGATGGACCCCATCCTGGTACCACATGTACCGCTTTGTTCTCACCTTCGTTGTTGGTGCCAGCATTGTTGCCAGTCTTATCGGACGTGAGCAACTGGCGTCCCACTATGCCTCGAAGCACGGCGTTGCCGATAAGGTCCAGGCTTTAAGATCGATTGAGTGGAAGAACGAGGCTGAGGCTGCGAAGGAAGCTGAGGGCAAGGAGGAATAA
- the GUT1_1 gene encoding Glycerol kinase (EggNog:ENOG410PFNN~COG:G~BUSCO:4081at33183), whose protein sequence is MPIRSQLGRDIDSSQVSQATPARGPFIADHSKPQRRFVGAIDQGTTSTRFIIFDDQGNLVASYQTELSRLHKYPGWHEQDPKEIISSVESCIAQATKTFVNLGHSISDIQALGITNQRETTVVWDWETGEPLHSAIAWPDTRTASLVRELKSKEGADQLQEKCGLPLSTYPSSVKLTWLLRNSKEVKEAYEAGRLAFGTVDTWLLYNLNGGRKRGVFVTDVTNASRTMFTNLHTLQYDDSLLKFFDIDRSKLKLPKILASSDESAFGCMADGLLAGIRITSCLGDQSASLVGHGALTPGTAKNTYGTGCFLLYNVGETPVISKHGLLATVAFQLGSKQKPIYALEGSIAVAGSGVSFLMNNLGFFRDSRKVDEEAATVPDNGGCIFVTAFSGLFAPYWVDDAKGTIFGITHHTQRGHIARATLEAVCFQTKAILEAMERDSGQTLSDLAVDGGLSNSDICMQSQANIIRIPVERPPMHEVTALGAAIAAGLAVGVWRNLDELVGMNKSNRTVFEAQISEVESARMYKQWSKAVRMSRGWLESDEIDAI, encoded by the exons ATGCCAATTCGAAGTCAGCTAGGCCGTGATATCGACAGCTCTCAAGTCAGCCAAGCAACCCCGGCCCGGGGTCCATTCATAGCGGATCATAGTAAGCCTCAACGTCGGTTCGTTGGCGCAATCGATCAGGGAACAACCAGCACTCGTTTTATCATATTTGATGATCAAGGGAACCTCGTCGCTTCGTATCAGACAGAGCTAAGCCGCCTACATAAATACCCAGG ATGGCATGAGCAGGACCCAAAAGAGATTATTTCATCCGTCGAATCCTGCATCGCACAGGCAACGAAGACTTTTGTCAACCTGGGGCACTCCATCTCAGATATTCAAGCTTTGGGGATCACCAACCAGCGCGAAACAACCGTGGTATGGGACTGGGAAACCGGAGAACCCCTCCATAGCGCAATCGCATGGCCGGATACCCGCACAGCCTCGCTGGTGCGGGAATTAAAGTCAAAAGAAGGTGCAGATCAGCTTCAGGAAAAATGCGGGTTACCTCTATCCACGTATCCGTCTTCTGTGAAACTCACTTGGCTCCTTCGGAATTCCAAAGAGGTCAAGGAGGCGTATGAAGCGGGAAGACTGGCCTTTGGAACTGTTGACACATGGCTGCTCTATAACCTCAACGGTGGCAGGAAAAGGGGAGTATTCGTCACCGATGTCACGAATGCCTCGAGAACAATGTTCACCAACCTGCACACACTTCAGTATGATGATTCGTTGCTGAAATTCTTCGATATCGACAGATCAAAACTGAAGCTTCCGAAAATCCTTGCTTCTTCGGACGAGTCCGCTTTTGGATGCATGGCAGACGGCCTGCTTGCAGGAATTAGAATAACAAGCTGTCTTGGTGACCAATCGGCTTCATTGGTGGGACATGGGGCGTTGACGCCAGGCACCGCAAAAAATACCTATGGGACGGGATGTTTCCTTTTATATAATGTAGGTGAAACGCCGGTGATCTCGAAGCACGGGCTCCTGGCAACTGTCGCCTTCCAATTGGGCTCGAAGCAGAAGCCTATATATGCATTGGAGGGAAGCATCGCCGTTGCTGGCAGCGGTGTGTCATTCTTGATGAATAACTTGGGCTTCTTTCGTGACTCGAGAAAGGTCGATGAGGAAGCCGCCACCGTTCCTGATAATGGTGGCTGCATTTTCGTCACGGCGTTCAGTGGCCTCTTTGCTCCGTATTGGGTGGATGACGCCAAAGGAACTATCT TTGGGATCACACATCACACACAAAGAGGTCATATAGCCCGGGCAACTCTTGAAGCAGTCTGTTTCCAGACAAAAGCTATATTGGAGGCTATGGAACGCGACAGCGGCCAGACACTTTCTGACTTGGCGGTAGACGGCGGATTGAGCAATTCAGACATCTGCATGCAG TCCCAAGCAAATATAATCCGTATCCCTGTCGAGCGCCCGCCTATGCACGAAGTCACCGCATTAGGTGCAGCTATTGCAGCAGGGCTTGCCGTCGGCGTGTGGCGCAACCTCGACGAGTTAGTAGGGATGAATAAGTCCAACAGGACCGTATTCGAAGCTCAAATCAGCGAGGTAGAGAGCGCCAGGATGTATAAACAGTGGTCGAAAGCCGTCCGAATGTCTCGTGGGTGGCTGGAGAGCGACGAAATCGACGCCATTTGA
- a CDS encoding uncharacterized protein (EggNog:ENOG410PJD0~COG:U~TransMembrane:10 (i56-77o118-140i152-170o176-199i242-267o279-301i336-353o373-396i408-426o506-523i)), which yields MSFSRSVSDGRDPDEESGRRHSVSIQKQDAREGQGSHNETAAPDPSAASLGSRKALVAYLILCFSTGPTSSMVYNYVSAAIQSAANLVGHQPGSDKPCARRGSSITCLVRFGAGEIDYLSYLLYLRAIGRAMEGILTIFTAGMADYSYYRKAMMIGAIILFGGLALPFAALTKSTYPYLVALSVLYCCLTTIQGVYAVIESSYIPIFMRSAGWFRSSPVVSVTTSAERSSVEKQTWTKGVTVSVLALVSGNVGSLVALIIGVILVYTRGSYVQVGYHNYLLAITIAGSLTIVFALIGNWLLPSIPGQPKPKGENVFHLMIKGWVSMFSSVRRYPEAFKLCIGWVLWNTAYSNYNSLIQALFLEVTGISNGSGVYQVWSFTAVLCASLGSLSFLFIFPRVKIPVKRWAYVFLSVNFLCLLWGCIGINPNVPIGFKNQPEFWVEQVLFLSTSSALRSYNRAVYSSLIPKGSEAQFFGLEITLDLAIGWINPLVQGVIQNRTHNLRFPMLPNIFLMVIAIFLYFKVDIDKGIEDAKVPLRG from the exons ATGTCCTTCTCACGCAGCGTCAGTGATGGACGCGATCCAGACGAGGAATCCGGTCGCAGGCACAGTGTCTCAATACAAAAACAGGACGCACGAGAGGGGCAGGGCTCCCACAATGAAACTGCCGCACCTGATCCCTCAGCGGCCTCCCTAGGTTCAAGAAAAGCATTAGTTGCCTACCTGATCCTGTGCTTCTCC ACTGGTCCAACGAGCTCCATGGTCTACAACTATGTTTCTGCCGCCATTCAGTCTGCTGCCAATCTCGTTGGCCACCAACCTGGATCAGACAAACCGTGTGCCCGACGGGGAAGTAGCATTACGTGCCTGGTTAGGTTTGGGGCTGGTGAAATCGATTATCTTAGTTACCT ATTGTACCTTCGGGCGATTGGTCGGGCAATGGAAGGTATCCTCACAATTTTCACTGCAGGAATGGCGGATTACTCCT ATTATCGGAAGGCCATGATGATTGGGGCGATCATTCTCTTTGGCGGTTTGGCTCTACCCTTTGCCGCTTTAACCAAGTCAACTTATCCCTACCTGGTGGCACTTTCTGTGCTATATTGCTGCCTTACAACTATCCAGGGAGTTTACGCCGTCATCGAGTCATCTTACATTCCTATTTTTATGCGCTCTGCCGGCTGGTTCCGCTCGTCGCCTGTGGTGTCGGTCACAACATCAGCGGAGCGTAGTTCTGTGGAGAAACAGACATGGACAAAGGGAGTCACCGTCAGTGTCCTTGCCTTGGTGTCTGGCAACGTTGGCAGTCTTGTTGCACTCATTATTGGTGTGATCCTTGTGTATACCAGAGGGTCATATGTCCAAGTCGGTTATCACAATTATCTACTTGCTATCACAATTGCTGGTTCCCTTACTA TTGTCTTTGCACTCATCGGCAATTGGCTCCTACCGTCAATCCCAGGGCAACCGAAGCCGAAAGGAGAAAATGTTTTCCACCTTATGATTAAAGGTTGGGTGAGCATGTTCTCTTCCGTGCGTCGGTATCCTGAAGCATTCAAGCTCTGCATCGGCTGGGTTCTTTGGAATACCGCTTATAGCAACTACAACAGCCTGATCCAGGCACTCTTTCTAGAGGTCACGGGAATTAGCAATGGTTCAGGTGTGTACCAAGTCTGGAGCTTTACCGCCGTTCTTTGCGCTAGCTTGGGAAGTCTAAGCTTCCTTTTTATCTTCCCCCGCGTGAAGATCCCGGTAAAGAGGTGGGCTTATGTCTTCTTATCTGTCAACTTTCTCTGTCTCCTCTGGGGCTGCATCGGGATCAACCCTAATGTTCCTATTGGGTTCAAGAACCAGCCTGAATTCTGGGTGGAACAAGTCCTCTTCCTGAGTACGAGTAGTGCCCTACGCTCGTACAACCGAGCTGTATATTCATCTCTCATTCCAAAGGGATCAGAGGCGCAATTCTTTGGTCTTGAGATAACATTGGATCTTGCAATCGGATGGATTAACCCCCTGGTGCAGGGTGTTATTCAAAATAGGACACATAATCTGCGGTTCCCAATGCTGCCGAATATCTTCCTCATGGTAATAGCGATATTTCTATATTTTAAGGTGGATATTGACAAAGGGATTGAGGATGCCAAGGTTCCGTTGAGGGGATAG